The Procambarus clarkii isolate CNS0578487 chromosome 39, FALCON_Pclarkii_2.0, whole genome shotgun sequence genome window below encodes:
- the LOC138372696 gene encoding accessory gland protein Acp36DE-like — MEDRTQADSSAQTGHRQTAALRQDTGRQQRSDRTQADSSAQTGHRQTAALRQDTGRQQRSDRTQADSSAQTGHRQTAALRQDTGRQQRSDRTQADSSAQTGHRQTAALRQDTGRQQRSDRTQADSSAQTGHRQTAAVQTGHRQTAALRQDTGRQQRSDRTQADSSAQTGHRQTAAVQTGHRQTAAVQTGHRQTAALRQDTGRQQRSDRTQADSSAQTGHRQTAALRQDTGRQQRSDRTQADSSAQTGHRQTAALRQDTGRQQRSDRTQADSSAQTGHRQTAALRQDTGRQQRSDRTQADSSAQTGHRQTAALRQDTGRQQRSDRTQADSSAQTGHRQTAALRQDTGRQQRSDRTQADSSAQTGHRQTAALRQDTGRQQRSDRTQADSSAQTGHRQTAALRQDTGRQQRSDRTQADSSAQTGHRQTAALRQDTGRQQRSDRTQADSSAQTGHRQTAALRQDTGRQQRSDRTQADSSAQTGHRQTAALRQDTGRQQRSDRTQADSSAQTGHRQTAALRQDTGRQQRSDRTQADSSAQTGHRQTAALRQDTGRQQRSDRTQADSSAQTGHRQTAALRQDTGRQQRSDRTQADSSAQTGHRQTAALRQDTGRQQRSDRTQADSSAQTGHRQTAALRQDTGRQQRFRQDTGRQQRFRQDTGRQQRFRQDTGRQQRSDRTQADSSAQTGHRQTAAVQTGHRQTAALRQDTGRQQRSDRTQADSSAQTGHRQTAALRQDTGNDPSQ; from the coding sequence ATGGAGGACAggacacaggcagacagcagcgcTCAGACAggacacaggcagacagcagcgcTCAGACAggacacaggcagacagcagcgcTCAGACAggacacaggcagacagcagcgcTCAGACAggacacaggcagacagcagcgcTCAGACAggacacaggcagacagcagcgcTCAGACAggacacaggcagacagcagcgcTCAGACAggacacaggcagacagcagcgcTCAGACAggacacaggcagacagcagcgcTCAGACAggacacaggcagacagcagcgcTCAGACAggacacaggcagacagcagcgcTCAGACAggacacaggcagacagcagcgcTCAGACAggacacaggcagacagcagcgcTCAGACAggacacaggcagacagcagcggttcagacaggacacaggcagacagcagcgcTCAGACAggacacaggcagacagcagcgcTCAGACAggacacaggcagacagcagcgcTCAGACAggacacaggcagacagcagcggttcagacaggacacaggcagacagcagcggttcagacaggacacaggcagacagcagcgcTCAGACAggacacaggcagacagcagcgcTCAGACAggacacaggcagacagcagcgcTCAGACAggacacaggcagacagcagcgcTCAGACAggacacaggcagacagcagcgcTCAGACAggacacaggcagacagcagcgcTCAGACAggacacaggcagacagcagcgcTCAGACAggacacaggcagacagcagcgcTCAGACAggacacaggcagacagcagcgcTCAGACAggacacaggcagacagcagcgcTCAGACAggacacaggcagacagcagcgcTCAGACAggacacaggcagacagcagcgcTCAGACAggacacaggcagacagcagcgcTCAGACAggacacaggcagacagcagcgcTCAGACAggacacaggcagacagcagcgcTCAGACAggacacaggcagacagcagcgcTCAGACAggacacaggcagacagcagcgcTCAGACAggacacaggcagacagcagcgcTCAGACAggacacaggcagacagcagcgcTCAGACAggacacaggcagacagcagcgcTCAGACAggacacaggcagacagcagcgcTCAGACAggacacaggcagacagcagcgcTCAGACAggacacaggcagacagcagcgcTCAGACAggacacaggcagacagcagcgcTCAGACAggacacaggcagacagcagcgcTCAGACAggacacaggcagacagcagcgcTCAGACAggacacaggcagacagcagcgcTCAGACAggacacaggcagacagcagcgcTCAGACAggacacaggcagacagcagcgcTCAGACAggacacaggcagacagcagcgcTCAGACAggacacaggcagacagcagcgcTCAGACAggacacaggcagacagcagcgcTCAGACAggacacaggcagacagcagcgcTCAGACAggacacaggcagacagcagcgcTCAGACAggacacaggcagacagcagcgcTCAGACAggacacaggcagacagcagcgcTCAGACAggacacaggcagacagcagcgcTCAGACAggacacaggcagacagcagcgcTCAGACAggacacaggcagacagcagcgcTCAGACAggacacaggcagacagcagcgcTCAGACAggacacaggcagacagcagcgcTCAGACAggacacaggcagacagcagcgcTCAGACAggacacaggcagacagcagcgcTCAGACAggacacaggcagacagcagcgcTCAGACAggacacaggcagacagcagcgcTCAGACAggacacaggcagacagcagcgcTCAGACAggacacaggcagacagcagcggttcagacaggacacaggcagacagcagcggttcagacaggacacaggcagacagcagcggttcagacaggacacaggcagacagcagcgcTCAGACAggacacaggcagacagcagcgcTCAGACAggacacaggcagacagcagcggttcagacaggacacaggcagacagcagcgcTCAGACAggacacaggcagacagcagcgcTCAGACAggacacaggcagacagcagcgcTCAGACAggacacaggcagacagcagcgcTCAGACAGGACACGGGAAACGACCCCTCACAATAA